The Ornithinimicrobium faecis genome includes a window with the following:
- a CDS encoding ABC transporter permease, giving the protein MTPRITLAVARRVLHQLRRDPRTIALLLLVPCLVLLLLWWVFSEVAGGNIINSFGPALIAFMPFTVMFIVTSVTMLRERTAGTLERMLAMPTGRADILLGYALALLAVCFVQSALVIGLGVGILGMEVGGPIWALLLVALADSFLGTALGLAVSAFARTEFQAVQFMPALVFPQLLLCGLFIPRENMPGAAQAISDFLPLTYAINAMQGVQAGVDGQVASGTWTDLLIVVGIAVVVLALGTFTLRRRTD; this is encoded by the coding sequence GTGACCCCGCGCATCACCCTGGCCGTGGCCCGCCGGGTTCTGCACCAGTTGCGTCGGGACCCGCGGACCATCGCCCTGCTCCTGCTCGTCCCGTGCCTGGTGCTCCTGCTGCTGTGGTGGGTCTTCTCCGAGGTGGCCGGCGGCAACATCATCAACAGTTTCGGCCCGGCGCTGATCGCCTTCATGCCCTTCACCGTCATGTTCATCGTCACGTCGGTCACGATGCTGCGCGAGCGCACAGCGGGGACCCTGGAGCGGATGCTGGCCATGCCCACCGGCCGGGCCGACATCCTCCTCGGCTATGCGCTCGCCCTGCTGGCCGTGTGTTTCGTGCAGTCGGCCCTGGTGATCGGCCTCGGTGTTGGCATCCTCGGCATGGAGGTGGGCGGCCCGATCTGGGCGCTGCTGCTGGTGGCGCTGGCCGACTCCTTCCTCGGCACAGCGCTGGGCCTGGCCGTCTCCGCCTTTGCCCGCACCGAGTTCCAGGCTGTGCAGTTCATGCCTGCACTGGTCTTTCCCCAGCTCCTGCTGTGCGGGTTGTTCATCCCGCGCGAAAACATGCCGGGCGCCGCCCAGGCGATCTCTGATTTCCTCCCGCTGACCTATGCGATCAACGCCATGCAGGGCGTGCAGGCCGGTGTCGACGGGCAGGTTGCCAGCGGGACCTGGACCGACCTGCTGATCGTGGTGGGCATCGCGGTTGTGGTGCTCGCCCTCGGGACGTTCACCCTGCGTCGGCGGACCGACTGA
- the ccmA gene encoding heme ABC exporter ATP-binding protein CcmA, whose product MEQHVVEVTDLRVTRGGREVLHGVDLSVGAGELVGVVGPSGGGKSTLMRSIVGVQSGVQGSLRVLGEEAGSPGVRGRVGYVTQAASIYHDLTARENLEFFAAILGVGTAEVRAALATVDLAHAADQVVGTMSGGQQSRVSLATALLNDPPLLVLDEPTVGLDPVLRRSLWATFGDLASRGAGVLVSTHVMDEAERCDRIALLREGEVMATGTPAELLERTGADSVEAAFLVLIDEAAA is encoded by the coding sequence GTGGAGCAGCACGTTGTCGAGGTCACGGACCTGCGGGTCACGCGCGGTGGTCGTGAGGTCCTCCACGGTGTTGATCTGAGCGTTGGTGCGGGTGAGCTGGTCGGTGTTGTCGGGCCCTCCGGGGGCGGCAAATCGACGCTGATGCGCTCCATCGTGGGGGTGCAGAGCGGCGTGCAGGGGTCGTTGCGGGTGCTTGGCGAGGAGGCCGGGAGTCCGGGGGTGCGAGGCCGCGTGGGCTATGTGACCCAGGCAGCGTCGATCTATCACGATCTGACCGCCCGGGAGAACCTGGAGTTCTTTGCCGCCATCCTGGGAGTGGGCACGGCCGAGGTGCGGGCTGCCCTGGCAACGGTCGATCTCGCGCACGCGGCTGACCAGGTGGTGGGCACGATGTCCGGTGGTCAGCAGTCGCGCGTCTCCCTGGCCACGGCGCTGCTCAACGACCCCCCGCTCCTGGTGCTGGACGAGCCCACCGTCGGCCTTGACCCGGTGCTCCGGCGCTCGCTGTGGGCCACCTTCGGTGACCTCGCCTCCCGAGGGGCGGGCGTGCTGGTGTCCACCCACGTGATGGACGAGGCGGAGCGCTGTGACCGGATCGCGCTCCTGCGCGAGGGCGAGGTGATGGCGACCGGGACTCCGGCCGAGCTGCTCGAGCGCACCGGCGCCGACAGCGTCGAGGCTGCCTTCCTGGTCCTCATCGACGAGGCTGCGGCGTGA
- a CDS encoding DUF2332 domain-containing protein encodes MRQVELIRAQAGACESLGSPFYAHLLEQVADDVAAGGPAAAVLAGHEDAPGPSALALRLMAAVHRLVLTERAPALAAHYPSVGGDGDAAAAWPAFREVLEEHQELIRAGLASPPQTNEVGRSAALFGGLLQVLARAQRPDLPVRLVEIGASAGLNLLADHFTYLAADGGQWPRPAGGGSTEGVTPGGARPATVVLDPAWESRPLGIPEGVEVVERLGCDLAPIDARSQEGALSLLSCVWPDQTHRLDRLRGALSLAAEHAVRLERAGGGDFLDRLELVEGQHTVVWHSVMWQYVSLEEQQRMLARLTTLGDAATPDRPLTHLAFEPRRLAPGAPHRFVVAATTWPGGTECLLGEAPPHGVPVRWGDPTR; translated from the coding sequence TTGCGCCAGGTTGAGCTGATCCGGGCACAGGCCGGTGCCTGCGAGAGCCTGGGCTCACCGTTCTACGCCCACCTGCTCGAGCAGGTGGCCGACGATGTCGCGGCGGGTGGGCCGGCTGCCGCGGTGCTGGCGGGACACGAGGACGCACCTGGCCCCTCGGCCCTGGCCCTGCGACTGATGGCAGCCGTGCACCGTCTCGTGCTGACCGAGCGAGCACCGGCGCTCGCGGCCCACTATCCAAGCGTCGGCGGCGACGGGGATGCTGCGGCCGCTTGGCCTGCCTTCCGCGAGGTTCTGGAGGAGCACCAGGAGCTCATCCGCGCCGGACTGGCTTCGCCGCCACAGACCAACGAGGTCGGTCGCTCCGCGGCCCTGTTCGGTGGTCTGCTGCAGGTGCTCGCCCGCGCACAGCGACCGGACCTGCCGGTCCGGCTCGTGGAGATCGGTGCGTCGGCGGGGTTGAACCTGCTGGCCGATCACTTCACCTACCTCGCTGCGGACGGCGGACAGTGGCCGCGGCCAGCCGGTGGCGGCAGCACAGAAGGAGTCACACCAGGGGGTGCGCGCCCAGCCACCGTCGTGCTGGACCCTGCCTGGGAGAGCCGGCCCCTCGGCATACCGGAGGGGGTCGAGGTGGTCGAACGACTGGGCTGCGACCTCGCGCCGATCGACGCACGCTCCCAGGAGGGTGCGCTGTCACTGCTCAGCTGTGTGTGGCCGGACCAGACGCATCGTCTCGACCGGCTGCGCGGCGCCCTGTCCCTCGCCGCGGAGCACGCCGTGCGTCTCGAGCGGGCGGGCGGTGGCGACTTCCTGGACCGACTGGAGCTGGTGGAGGGCCAGCACACCGTCGTGTGGCACTCGGTGATGTGGCAATACGTGTCGCTCGAGGAGCAGCAGCGCATGCTCGCCCGGCTCACGACGCTGGGTGACGCCGCCACACCCGATCGGCCGCTGACGCACCTCGCCTTCGAGCCGCGTCGCCTCGCGCCAGGCGCGCCGCACCGCTTCGTCGTCGCGGCCACCACCTGGCCCGGGGGCACTGAGTGTCTGCTCGGTGAGGCTCCGCCGCACGGTGTCCCGGTGCGCTGGGGCGACCCCACGCGCTGA
- a CDS encoding TPM domain-containing protein has translation MTQIAEPSRRTTRSWGAALAVGAALAVPLALTAEVAMAEEAPLEITESINDLAGVLSGSEGEIEEAIADLRDDTGLQLFVIYVDEFDRADGPGWSDETYNLNGFGGDDILLSVAVDQRAYGLTGSSAIPESTLNEVASNYVEPALGDDDWAGASIAATQGLADVLPDGVNTPVNSGGQGNSEGSHSGSSGGGFDIPWLFAVPVVAIAGSKVISAMGNKSARQSRERAGDLPTESSQTSQVPTQELQRVSAAALVDLDNSLRSAEEELTFAEAQFGQQRTEQFRTVLGEARRKSQEAFRIRQQLDDSDKEAEPVARNMLGQIIELCSSAKASLDAHAAEFADMRALQDTVPQFLEELAGRAQEVRGRLPVADQQINSLAARYPQQALGTVRDHRAQAERLLGSADGFVDAGRQAVDSDRPSAVAAARAAEEALGQAVRLLDAIGSADNDLANAQDVLAKAIASLTSDIQDAQRLAPKDPVIQPVVERARAAITQGQSADTSGDPLAALATLDATEHDLDTLLDPLRDAESQRTKVREDLNARVNRVGARLRSIDETIATRRGAVNSGARTRISEAMRLFEQAQGLTRDDPQQAANLLHQAEQLGERALSEAQQDLDRWNGPMGGGMGGGGRRGGIDPLSVILGGILAGGGNRHSGGWGGGGFGGGGFGGGGGGFGGGGGFGGGGGSTSVGGRF, from the coding sequence GTGACCCAGATTGCCGAGCCGAGCCGCCGCACGACCAGATCCTGGGGTGCGGCGCTGGCCGTCGGGGCCGCCCTCGCCGTGCCGCTGGCGCTCACGGCCGAGGTGGCCATGGCCGAGGAAGCACCCCTGGAGATCACCGAGTCGATCAACGACCTGGCCGGTGTGCTGAGCGGCAGCGAGGGCGAGATCGAGGAGGCCATCGCCGACCTGCGCGACGACACGGGCCTGCAGCTGTTCGTGATCTATGTCGACGAGTTCGACCGGGCGGACGGTCCGGGCTGGTCCGATGAGACCTACAACCTCAACGGCTTCGGCGGTGACGACATCCTGCTGTCTGTGGCCGTGGACCAGCGGGCCTATGGGCTGACCGGCAGCTCGGCCATCCCCGAGAGCACCCTGAACGAGGTGGCGAGCAACTACGTCGAGCCGGCGCTGGGTGATGACGACTGGGCCGGCGCCTCGATCGCCGCGACCCAGGGGCTGGCCGACGTGCTGCCCGACGGTGTGAACACCCCGGTCAACTCCGGCGGGCAGGGCAACTCCGAAGGGTCCCACAGCGGCTCCTCCGGTGGCGGCTTCGACATCCCGTGGCTGTTTGCGGTGCCGGTCGTGGCCATCGCGGGCTCGAAGGTGATCTCCGCGATGGGCAACAAGAGCGCCCGGCAGAGCCGGGAACGTGCCGGCGACCTGCCCACCGAGTCGAGCCAGACGTCGCAGGTGCCCACCCAGGAGCTCCAGCGCGTCTCCGCGGCCGCCCTGGTCGACCTGGACAACTCGCTGCGCAGCGCCGAGGAGGAGCTCACCTTCGCCGAGGCGCAGTTCGGCCAGCAGCGCACCGAGCAGTTCCGCACGGTCCTCGGCGAGGCACGGCGCAAGTCCCAGGAGGCCTTCCGGATCCGCCAGCAGCTCGACGACTCCGACAAGGAGGCCGAGCCGGTCGCCCGCAACATGTTGGGTCAGATCATCGAGCTGTGCTCCAGCGCCAAGGCCAGCCTGGACGCCCACGCCGCCGAGTTCGCCGACATGCGCGCCCTGCAGGACACCGTGCCGCAGTTCCTCGAGGAGCTGGCCGGCCGGGCCCAGGAGGTGCGCGGACGACTGCCCGTCGCCGACCAGCAGATCAACAGTCTCGCCGCGCGCTATCCGCAGCAGGCTCTCGGGACGGTGCGCGACCACCGCGCCCAGGCCGAGCGGCTGCTGGGCAGCGCCGATGGGTTTGTTGACGCCGGCCGCCAGGCCGTGGACAGCGACCGCCCGTCAGCGGTGGCCGCGGCCCGTGCCGCCGAGGAGGCCCTCGGCCAGGCCGTGCGGCTGCTGGACGCCATCGGCTCCGCCGACAACGACCTGGCCAACGCCCAGGACGTGCTGGCCAAGGCCATCGCGTCACTGACCTCCGACATCCAGGACGCCCAGCGACTCGCCCCCAAGGACCCGGTCATCCAGCCCGTCGTGGAGCGCGCCCGTGCCGCAATCACGCAGGGACAGAGCGCCGACACCTCCGGCGACCCGCTGGCTGCCCTGGCCACCCTGGACGCCACCGAGCACGACCTGGACACCCTGCTCGACCCGCTGCGCGACGCCGAGAGCCAGCGCACCAAGGTGCGCGAGGACCTCAACGCTCGGGTCAACCGGGTCGGCGCACGGCTGCGCAGCATCGACGAGACCATCGCCACGCGGCGCGGGGCCGTCAACAGCGGAGCCCGCACCCGCATCTCCGAGGCGATGCGGCTGTTCGAACAGGCCCAGGGACTCACCCGGGACGACCCCCAACAGGCGGCCAACCTGCTGCACCAGGCCGAGCAACTCGGCGAGCGGGCCCTCAGCGAGGCCCAGCAGGACCTCGACCGCTGGAACGGCCCGATGGGTGGCGGCATGGGCGGCGGGGGTCGGCGCGGCGGCATCGACCCGCTGTCGGTCATCCTCGGCGGCATCCTGGCCGGCGGAGGCAACCGGCACAGCGGCGGCTGGGGTGGCGGCGGTTTCGGAGGGGGCGGCTTTGGCGGAGGCGGCGGTGGTTTCGGCGGGGGCGGCGGCTTCGGCGGGGGCGGCGGCTCGACCTCGGTGGGAGGGCGCTTCTGA
- the mfd gene encoding transcription-repair coupling factor, protein MLPQRGPLVSLTPVLAGLITDPGVAAVLAAADEREPLVDVAVTAGARPSLVASLAAKAPLLAVTATGREADDLASALAEFLPAETITTFPSWETLPHERLSPRSDTVGQRLAVLRRLAHPEVSEESTGTSAYGPVRVVVASARALLQPFVAGLGELVPVRLQAGETHVFEEVVEALSAAAYVRTDLVERRGEFSVRGGILDVFPPTEEHPLRVEFWGDTIEEVRWFKVADQRSLEIAEGGLWAPPCRELLLTDQVRERAAELAEQLPGVADLLGKVAEGIAVEGMESLTPALVDSMETLPDVLAEGTRVVLLDPERISTRAHDLVETSLEFLGASWANAVAGNVVPVDLQDVLGTASYWSLGDLRARALERGRDWWTMTAFAGDEELAEFVEDDAADDVVARRITVESSPVEAFRSDAEAIATALRRWLADDQHVVLSLEGPGLARRVSEVLAEQDVPHRLVPDLERLVPEVVQITTGSVGRGFVLPGAHLVVVGETDLTGSVSTGGSTKDMRRMPSRRRAQVDPLQLRPGDHVVHEQHGVGKFVEMAQRQVQGAVREYLVLEYASAKRGQPADRLYVPTDQLDQITKYVGGESPTLNRLGGADWQKTKSRARKYVRQIASELIRLYSARMATQGHAFGPDTPWQRELEDAFAFVETTDQLSSIDEVKADMEKAVPMDRLISGDVGYGKTEIAVRAAFKAIQDGKQVAVLVPTTLLVQQHFQTFTERYAQFPVVVKALSRFQSDKEAREVIKGLADGSVDLVIGTHRLLSTSVTFKDLGLVVIDEEQRFGVEHKEQLKAMRTNVDVLAMSATPIPRTLEMAITGIREMSTLATPPEERHPVLTFVGGYDEKQIGAAIRRELLRDGQVFFVHNKVTSIEKVAARLRDLVPEARVATAHGQMGEHQLEQVVVDFWEGSFDVMVCTTIVETGLDISNANTLIVDRADQFGLSQLHQLRGRVGRGRERAYAYFLYPPEKPLTETAVDRLQTIAANTDLGAGTAVAMKDLEIRGAGNLLGGEQSGHIEGVGFDLYIRLVGEAVANFKGEKDETPTEIKIELPVDAHLPHAYIPGERLRLEAYTKLAKVTDEVELAEIEAELVDRYGAPPVPVQTLLEVARLRTLARSAGISDISLQGSTIRFGPVELRESQQLRLNRLFPGTILKAATRTILVPVPKTARVGGKVLRDKEILDWASALIRHVLLDDMSAVAPG, encoded by the coding sequence ATGTTGCCGCAGAGAGGGCCCCTCGTGAGTCTCACCCCAGTGCTAGCCGGCCTGATCACCGATCCGGGCGTCGCCGCCGTCCTGGCTGCCGCCGACGAGCGGGAGCCGCTGGTCGACGTGGCAGTCACGGCGGGTGCCCGTCCGTCACTGGTGGCCTCGCTCGCCGCGAAGGCGCCGCTGCTGGCGGTCACCGCGACGGGCCGGGAGGCCGACGACCTGGCGTCCGCACTCGCCGAGTTTCTGCCCGCCGAGACGATCACGACCTTCCCGAGCTGGGAGACGCTGCCCCACGAGCGACTCAGCCCCCGCTCCGACACGGTCGGTCAGCGGTTGGCCGTGCTGCGCCGCCTCGCCCACCCGGAGGTGAGTGAGGAGAGCACCGGCACCTCGGCATACGGTCCGGTGCGGGTCGTGGTGGCCTCGGCCCGGGCCCTGTTGCAGCCGTTCGTGGCCGGCCTCGGTGAGCTGGTGCCGGTGCGGCTGCAGGCGGGGGAGACGCACGTGTTCGAGGAGGTCGTGGAGGCCCTGTCCGCGGCCGCCTATGTGCGCACCGACCTGGTCGAGCGGCGCGGTGAGTTCTCGGTGCGCGGCGGCATCCTCGACGTCTTCCCGCCGACGGAGGAGCACCCGTTGCGGGTGGAGTTCTGGGGCGACACGATCGAGGAGGTCCGGTGGTTCAAGGTGGCCGACCAGCGCTCGCTGGAGATCGCCGAGGGCGGGTTGTGGGCCCCGCCGTGCCGCGAGCTGCTGCTGACCGACCAGGTGCGTGAGCGAGCCGCCGAGCTGGCTGAGCAGTTGCCCGGTGTGGCGGACCTGCTCGGCAAGGTGGCCGAGGGCATCGCCGTGGAGGGCATGGAGTCGCTGACCCCGGCGCTGGTGGACTCGATGGAGACGCTGCCCGACGTCCTCGCGGAGGGCACGCGCGTCGTCCTGCTCGACCCGGAGCGGATCTCGACCCGGGCGCACGATCTGGTCGAGACCAGCCTGGAGTTCCTCGGTGCGAGTTGGGCCAACGCCGTGGCCGGCAATGTGGTGCCGGTCGACCTGCAGGACGTGCTCGGCACCGCGTCCTACTGGTCCCTGGGTGACCTGCGTGCCCGGGCGCTGGAGCGGGGTCGCGACTGGTGGACCATGACTGCGTTCGCCGGTGACGAGGAGCTCGCGGAGTTTGTCGAGGACGACGCCGCTGACGACGTGGTGGCCCGCCGGATCACCGTCGAGTCGTCCCCCGTCGAGGCCTTCCGCAGCGACGCCGAGGCGATCGCGACAGCGTTGCGCCGCTGGCTCGCCGATGACCAGCACGTGGTGCTCTCGCTCGAGGGGCCGGGTCTGGCCCGCCGGGTCAGCGAGGTGCTGGCCGAGCAGGACGTCCCTCACCGGCTCGTCCCCGACCTCGAGCGGCTCGTGCCCGAGGTCGTGCAGATCACGACCGGCTCGGTGGGGCGCGGTTTTGTGCTGCCCGGCGCCCACCTGGTGGTGGTCGGCGAGACCGACCTGACCGGCTCGGTGAGCACCGGAGGCTCGACCAAGGACATGCGGCGTATGCCGTCGCGCCGGCGGGCGCAGGTCGATCCCCTGCAGCTGCGGCCGGGTGATCACGTGGTCCACGAGCAGCACGGCGTCGGCAAGTTCGTCGAGATGGCCCAGCGCCAGGTGCAGGGGGCGGTGCGGGAGTATCTCGTGCTGGAGTACGCCTCCGCGAAGCGCGGGCAACCGGCCGACCGGCTCTATGTGCCGACCGATCAGCTGGACCAGATCACCAAATACGTTGGCGGAGAGTCCCCGACGCTGAACCGACTCGGTGGTGCCGACTGGCAGAAGACCAAGTCGCGCGCCCGCAAGTATGTCCGGCAGATCGCCTCCGAGCTGATCCGGCTCTACAGCGCCCGGATGGCCACCCAGGGCCACGCGTTCGGCCCGGACACCCCGTGGCAGCGCGAGCTCGAGGACGCCTTTGCGTTCGTCGAGACGACCGACCAGCTCTCCAGCATCGACGAGGTCAAGGCCGACATGGAGAAGGCGGTCCCGATGGACCGGCTGATCAGTGGCGACGTGGGCTATGGCAAGACCGAGATCGCGGTCCGCGCGGCCTTCAAGGCCATCCAGGACGGCAAGCAGGTGGCCGTGCTGGTGCCGACCACCCTGTTGGTGCAGCAGCACTTCCAGACCTTCACCGAGCGCTATGCCCAGTTCCCGGTCGTGGTGAAGGCGTTGTCCCGCTTCCAGTCCGACAAGGAGGCGCGGGAGGTCATCAAGGGCCTGGCCGACGGCAGCGTGGACCTGGTCATCGGCACCCACCGACTGTTGTCCACCTCGGTGACCTTCAAGGACCTGGGGCTGGTCGTCATCGATGAGGAGCAGCGCTTCGGCGTGGAGCACAAGGAGCAGCTCAAGGCGATGCGCACCAATGTCGATGTGCTGGCCATGTCGGCCACGCCGATCCCGCGCACGCTGGAGATGGCCATCACCGGCATCCGCGAGATGTCGACGCTGGCCACACCCCCGGAGGAGCGGCACCCGGTGCTCACCTTCGTCGGCGGCTATGACGAGAAGCAGATCGGCGCCGCGATCCGGCGCGAGCTGCTGCGGGACGGGCAGGTCTTCTTTGTGCACAACAAGGTGACCTCGATCGAGAAGGTCGCCGCGCGGCTGCGCGACCTGGTCCCCGAGGCCCGGGTGGCCACCGCGCACGGGCAGATGGGGGAGCACCAGCTCGAGCAGGTCGTCGTCGACTTCTGGGAGGGCAGTTTCGATGTGATGGTGTGCACCACGATCGTGGAGACCGGCCTGGACATCTCCAACGCCAACACCCTGATCGTGGACCGCGCCGACCAGTTCGGGCTGTCCCAGTTGCACCAGCTGCGGGGCCGCGTGGGCCGCGGGCGGGAGCGGGCCTACGCCTATTTCCTGTATCCGCCGGAGAAGCCGCTGACCGAGACCGCGGTCGACCGACTGCAGACGATCGCGGCCAACACCGACCTGGGGGCCGGCACGGCCGTGGCGATGAAGGACCTGGAGATCCGCGGCGCCGGCAACCTGCTCGGTGGTGAGCAGTCCGGCCACATCGAGGGCGTCGGTTTCGACCTCTACATCCGGTTGGTCGGCGAGGCGGTCGCCAACTTCAAGGGCGAGAAGGACGAGACCCCCACGGAGATCAAGATCGAGCTGCCCGTCGACGCGCACCTGCCCCATGCCTACATCCCCGGTGAGCGACTGCGTCTGGAGGCCTACACCAAGTTGGCCAAGGTGACCGACGAGGTCGAGCTGGCCGAGATCGAGGCGGAGCTGGTCGACCGCTATGGCGCCCCGCCGGTGCCCGTCCAGACGCTGCTCGAGGTCGCCCGACTGCGCACCCTGGCTCGCAGCGCGGGGATCAGCGACATCTCGTTGCAGGGCTCGACCATCCGCTTCGGGCCGGTCGAGCTGCGCGAGAGCCAGCAGTTGCGGCTCAACCGGCTGTTCCCGGGCACCATCCTCAAGGCCGCGACGCGCACCATCCTCGTGCCCGTGCCCAAGACCGCCCGCGTGGGTGGGAAGGTGTTGCGCGACAAGGAGATCCTGGACTGGGCGAGCGCACTCATCAGGCACGTCCTGCTGGACGACATGAGCGCCGTTGCGCCAGGTTGA
- a CDS encoding PspA/IM30 family protein, translated as MTQKQTILGRISQLAKANINSLLDRAEDPEKMLDQLVRDYTNSIAEAEEAVAQTIANVRMAEADLRSDEEAAQEWGRKAGAANRKADELRGSGDTAGADKFDNLTRVALQRQIQHENEANAARPAIEQQNATVDKLKEGLVSMKTKLGELKSKRGTLVARARSVEAQGKVNEAMRSIDVMDPTSDLGRFEEKIKREEALVAGRAEAHATSIEDQFDELEDHSDDAEIEARLAALRSKG; from the coding sequence ATGACTCAGAAGCAGACCATCCTGGGCCGCATCAGCCAGCTCGCGAAGGCCAACATCAACTCCCTCCTGGACCGCGCCGAGGACCCGGAGAAGATGCTCGACCAGTTGGTGCGTGACTACACCAACTCCATCGCCGAGGCCGAGGAGGCCGTCGCGCAGACCATCGCCAACGTGCGCATGGCCGAGGCTGACCTGCGCAGCGACGAGGAGGCCGCACAGGAGTGGGGCCGCAAGGCTGGCGCCGCCAACCGCAAGGCCGACGAGCTGCGCGGCAGCGGTGACACTGCGGGCGCCGACAAGTTCGACAACCTGACTCGGGTGGCCCTGCAGCGTCAGATCCAGCACGAGAACGAGGCCAACGCCGCCCGCCCGGCCATCGAGCAGCAGAACGCGACGGTCGACAAGCTCAAGGAGGGCCTGGTCAGCATGAAGACCAAGCTCGGCGAGCTGAAGTCCAAGCGCGGCACCCTGGTCGCCCGGGCCCGCTCCGTCGAGGCGCAGGGCAAGGTCAACGAGGCCATGCGCTCCATCGACGTCATGGACCCGACCAGCGACCTGGGCCGCTTCGAGGAGAAGATCAAGCGCGAGGAGGCCCTCGTCGCCGGTCGCGCCGAGGCCCACGCCACGAGCATCGAGGACCAGTTCGACGAGCTCGAGGACCACAGCGACGACGCCGAGATCGAGGCGCGCCTGGCCGCTCTGCGGAGCAAGGGCTGA
- a CDS encoding VOC family protein, producing MAEDLVVTPYDAMHAEGMGDWRFLLGVLVARFDTGTPAAGAALATAIVAAGHRLHHHPALDLRSDHVVVRTHTESVDGVTQRDLDLARVVSELADEAGATARPELVSSLELAIDTVDADAIRPFWQAVLGLQANARGDLLDPDGHLPSLWFQEMDPPRTDRNRIHFDITVPHDVAEERLAAALAAGGRLVSDRRAPAFWVLADVEGNEICICTWQNRSSSGGPGAGR from the coding sequence ATGGCTGAGGATCTCGTGGTGACGCCCTATGACGCGATGCACGCCGAGGGGATGGGGGACTGGCGCTTCTTGCTCGGTGTCCTGGTCGCGCGGTTCGACACCGGCACCCCCGCCGCAGGGGCCGCCCTCGCGACGGCCATCGTCGCGGCGGGCCACCGGCTGCACCACCACCCCGCCCTGGACCTGCGCTCCGACCACGTCGTGGTCCGCACCCACACGGAGTCGGTCGACGGCGTGACCCAACGCGACCTCGACCTGGCGAGGGTGGTCAGCGAGCTGGCGGACGAGGCAGGCGCGACGGCCCGCCCGGAGCTGGTCTCCTCGCTCGAGCTCGCGATCGACACGGTGGATGCTGACGCGATCCGGCCGTTCTGGCAGGCCGTGCTCGGGCTGCAGGCGAATGCTCGCGGTGACCTGCTCGACCCGGATGGTCACCTCCCCAGCCTCTGGTTCCAGGAGATGGATCCGCCGCGCACTGACCGCAACCGCATCCACTTCGACATCACCGTGCCGCACGATGTCGCCGAGGAGCGGCTTGCTGCCGCGCTGGCGGCGGGTGGACGACTGGTCTCGGACCGGCGCGCACCGGCGTTCTGGGTCCTCGCCGATGTCGAGGGCAACGAGATCTGCATCTGCACCTGGCAGAACCGGTCGAGCAGCGGGGGTCCTGGGGCGGGTCGCTGA